AAAAACGCCGGGACATGAAAGACCATAGTTGATTTCTATGTTTGTGAAAAACGGTGCCTGCAGGCATATACGCGATGCGCCACCCTTTATCCCGCAACCGCCAGCACAAATCCACATCCTCTCCCACCTGCATTGTCGGTGCAAATCCGTTCAGATCCAGAAAGGCATCTTTTTTCACCAGCAGGTTGCAGCTGGGAAGATAAAAGGTGTCCGCCCCTTTTCCCGCCAAACGCGGGTGTGTCCCCATGCAAAGACTGGACATCACATCCTCATACAGGTCAAGGTCGGATTCTTTTGAGATTCCAGCCACTTTACCGCCCACGGCAGCAAGTGTTGCGTCATCAAAAAGAGGAACAAGTTGTCGAAGCCATTCTTTAGAGGCGGTGCAGTCGGAATCAATAAACGCGAGGATTTCACCATTGGCGACAGCCGCGCCGCGATTCCTGGCAGCCGCCGGACCTGCACCGTTTGCACCGGAGGAAATAACCTTGGCACCCCATTTTTTTGCATACCAGGCACTGTTATCTTTACTGCCGTCATCCACGACGATAACTTCCAATCGTTCTATGGGATAATGCAGTGCGGATAGCGATTCCAGACAGCGCCTAAGCTCTTTTTCCCTATCCCGCACGGGTATAATGACGCTGACAAACGGATATTGCTGCGGTGCTTGGGGCACCGTTTGAACCTGTTCTAAAAAGCCCCGGGAAACCAGTTGGTCAAAAAGGGCTGTATTCTCTGCAATGTTTGCCGCATACCCGTCATCCCGCAGCGCTTTGAGCAATGTTGCGCACGCCTGGTTAACCTTTAGAACACTCAGGGGGATCTGTTTGAGGAGAATGGCCCCATCTTTCTGTTCGATCAACTCAACCTGGGATGCAAAACGATAGGTCATCATCGTTTTTTAAGGCAGCAGCCCCACCTTGCCGAACAGGGCCATCAGGGCATCAGTAGTTTGGTCCGCAGATAGATGGTGAACCTCCCCCTGTCGGGCGGTGACGCCTCCGGCAAGCAGAGATAAAATTCTGTCAAAGGCAGGCAGATTTGGGTCCGGTGTAACAATGCGCACCGGATCAGGCCGGGGATTGCCATAGCCGGCCAACGTCGTTGTTCCCTCCGCCTGTGCGGCATTCATAAACTTAAGCCCCAACTCTGATCTTCCCCACACTTCAATAGGCGCATCGGCCGCCTCCACCAAAGCGTCGATACTCGGGTACCGCGCCTCTTCCCTGCCGGTAAACGTCAGAGCAACCGGCAGGGGTGTCTTCACTAATTGCCTGGCACCATGATCCGTTGTTTTCAACGTCTGTACACCACCATCCTGCACCTTAGCGTTGATTACATTTTGCACACAGGGTATATCCAATTTTGCCGCTGATAGGGGAAACAGCGCATCAAAACCACGATCCGCCAGCAGATTACCGGTACAGATCAAAGAAGGAGAAAGAATATCAAATGCACGGCTCAATACACGTGACAGCCCGACATCATCATAGCCGCTCAAAGCGCGATCTCTTATCCGCACTGCACGCTCTGCCCCCATGGACAGACCCGTTTGCAGATGCGATTCCACACTTTTGGGCCCAATGGATAGAACCGTCAAGCGACCGCCATGTTTTTCCTTAAGCTGCAAGGCTTTTTCCAATGCGCCAAGGTCACTTGGATTGAGCATGGTCCGCACGTCCCGTGCATTAATTGCATGCCCCCCATCTTTTATACAGGCCGGTGGATGCGGGTCACGACACTGTCGCAGCAGTACTACTATATTGAGTTCATCATTTGCCATCTTTGATCTTTTTATTCCTCAAAGCAAAATGCTCTCATATCAGGTCATTCTGTAAGATACACCAAAACCACCCCGGGGATAGCGCCAGCGGGTAAAGGCTTTTTTTTCACACACAATGTAACACGTCCCGCATTCCAGACAGCCATCATATACAAAACTAAGCCGTTGATCGCTTTGGGACCAGCTGTAGCATCCCGCAGGACAGGCCGTGGTACAGACACGGTTGGTGCAGGTTGCACACACGGTTTGATCGACAATGATATGGGGTTCGCGATCAATGGTAAAGCTGGTATAATCTAAAATCTCATCTATATTCATAGGGCTCTCCAGGCTGAAAAAATATCCCGGGCAATATTTTTTACACCGATTGTCTTCTTAACGGTATCAAGGGCAAGCTTGGCCACGCCTTTTTTAGGCGTGCCGTCGATACGATAGGCATCTTCCATAAGCCGGCAGGCAAAATCCGGATATGCATTAAAAATTCGGTCATTATGAAGCATCCCGGGGGCGCGTTTGAACTTTTTTAAATCCTGCATCACAAAACTGTTGTCAAGCAGGCGGGTGTAGTGTTGCAACCCCTGTTTACTGAAGTCCTGGGTCTTGTGAGCCTCTATGACTGTTTGTGCCGCCAGGATTCCTGAATGGGAGGCCAGGTTGACACCCTCTAAATGCAGACCGGTCACATTACAAAAGGCCGCCGCATCTCCGGCAACAAGAATGCCGTTGCCCACAAGTTGTGGGACCATCTCATAGCCGCCTTCGGGGATGACATGGGCGGAATATTCCATGAGCCTTCCGCCCCTGAGCAATTTCTTCAAATGCGGGTGGGCCGTAAACTCATTTAAAAGATCACAGGGCGTCTTCTTACCTTTCTGCAGGCTGCCGATATGCGCAACAAGTCCGATGGAAACCGAGTCGTAGTTGGTGTAAAGACACCCGCCTCCTCTCACACCAGGCGTGCAGCCCACAAATTCATTGGCAACACCCTGGTTGCGGACGAGCCCGAACCGGTCATCAATGACCTGCTTGGGCAGATCGTAAAGTGCTTTTACACCCACGGCCATCTGGTCAGGCTTAAAGGCAGGAGCCCTGAGTCCGGCTTTTGCTGCGATAAATGATAGAACACCGTCTGCGGCAATAACGACGGGAGCACAAAGCTTTCCGGTCCGTCCCAGCACGGTTACCCCTTTTACCTGGCCCGCCTCAACGATTATGTCATCCACCATGGCTCTGGTGATCAGGGTTGCACCGGCTTTCACCGCCTGCCGGGCCAGCCAGTTGTCAAGCTTGGGCCGCAAAACCGTGTATCCATTATATGGCGCCCGGTCAAACTTGCCCGATTCCAGCTGAATATTCACTGTTGAATCGGCATTCATGAAGGTAAGGCTCTTCTTGTTCACATGGCGTTCAATGGGGGCTTTACGCCAGTACCCGGGGATATATTTTTCAAGGGAGGCCATGCGATGCAGCAGACCGCCGAACATATTTTTTTCCCCTGGGAAATTGCCCCGTTCCAGAAGCGCTACATCAAGTCCGGCCCGGGCCATGGCCAGGGCTGCCGAAGAACCGGCGGGGCCTGCCCCAACCACAATGGCTTGGAAAAAACGTGTCATTTATTTTCCCCCGTACCTGTGCGCACCTTTTCAAGCAGTCGTGGCAGAATTTCCTGCACATCGGCAACAAACCCCTGATCCGCATTGGGGAAGATGGGCGCTTTGGCATCGCTGTTGATTGCAACGATCTGCTGTGCGTCCTGAATGCCCCCCACATGGTGCATGGATCCGGAAACCCCAAATGTAACGTAGAGCCTTGGCTTAACGCATCTGCCGGTCTGGCCCACCATCCTGTCAAAACCTGCCCAACCCAGGTCATACACGGGCCGGGTCACCCCAAGGGACGTGCCAAGCAACCGGCACAACTCGCGAAGTTTTTCAA
This window of the uncultured Desulfobacter sp. genome carries:
- a CDS encoding 4Fe-4S dicluster domain-containing protein, whose product is MNIDEILDYTSFTIDREPHIIVDQTVCATCTNRVCTTACPAGCYSWSQSDQRLSFVYDGCLECGTCYIVCEKKAFTRWRYPRGGFGVSYRMT
- a CDS encoding FAD-dependent oxidoreductase, with amino-acid sequence MTRFFQAIVVGAGPAGSSAALAMARAGLDVALLERGNFPGEKNMFGGLLHRMASLEKYIPGYWRKAPIERHVNKKSLTFMNADSTVNIQLESGKFDRAPYNGYTVLRPKLDNWLARQAVKAGATLITRAMVDDIIVEAGQVKGVTVLGRTGKLCAPVVIAADGVLSFIAAKAGLRAPAFKPDQMAVGVKALYDLPKQVIDDRFGLVRNQGVANEFVGCTPGVRGGGCLYTNYDSVSIGLVAHIGSLQKGKKTPCDLLNEFTAHPHLKKLLRGGRLMEYSAHVIPEGGYEMVPQLVGNGILVAGDAAAFCNVTGLHLEGVNLASHSGILAAQTVIEAHKTQDFSKQGLQHYTRLLDNSFVMQDLKKFKRAPGMLHNDRIFNAYPDFACRLMEDAYRIDGTPKKGVAKLALDTVKKTIGVKNIARDIFSAWRAL
- the mftF gene encoding mycofactocin biosynthesis glycosyltransferase MftF (Members of this protein family, MftF, are glycosyltransferases, members of PF00535 (glycosyl transferase family 2). The encoding gene is found as part of the mycofactocin cassette, in Mycobacterium tuberculosis, many other Actinobacteria, and occasional members of other lineages. Mycofactocin itself, a putative redox carrier, is a heavily modified derivative of the C-terminal Val-Tyr dipeptide of the mycofactocin precursor MftA (TIGR03969).) → MMTYRFASQVELIEQKDGAILLKQIPLSVLKVNQACATLLKALRDDGYAANIAENTALFDQLVSRGFLEQVQTVPQAPQQYPFVSVIIPVRDREKELRRCLESLSALHYPIERLEVIVVDDGSKDNSAWYAKKWGAKVISSGANGAGPAAARNRGAAVANGEILAFIDSDCTASKEWLRQLVPLFDDATLAAVGGKVAGISKESDLDLYEDVMSSLCMGTHPRLAGKGADTFYLPSCNLLVKKDAFLDLNGFAPTMQVGEDVDLCWRLRDKGWRIAYMPAGTVFHKHRNQLWSFMSRRFFYGTSEEKLQRLHPKRKKLMVVPPLLAGVLFVFSTIPWTGGIGVLLAGILAVMESQLLKEKTQKMGVKLSLFQLLRARLRTMVSLLYYLSFHLVRYYLIVMIVLGVLQPLFIPVLLLVLGCAAMVDFSVKKVQLPFISFFFFYILEQLSYGLGVFWGCMKGMNFRSYVVVLRRCMDEPV